A stretch of DNA from Melioribacteraceae bacterium 4301-Me:
TTCCCGAAATTGCTAAAAGTATCGGGAAGGGAATTTACGAATTCAAAAAAGAAATCAAATCAATTGAAGACATCACAAAATAAAATCTAGAAGGAGAGATATGAAAAAGTTATTCTTATTTATGTTCATTTTACTTTTATCATCGAACATTTTGTTTGCTCAAGAAGTTACAAAAAAAGGAAGAGTATCCGGTTATATGTTCGGTGACTTTTTTTATAATGCTGCAAGAGATGTCGATATAAATTCTTTATCAAATACAGCAAATGGAGGTAGAAAGGATTTAAACGGTATTCAACTAAGAAGAATTTATTTTACTTATGATTACGATATTTCAGAGAAATTTGTAACTCGGTTTAGACTCGAAGCTGACCAAGAAGCCAATACAAGCAATGGCAAAATAGGCGTGTTTGTAAAAGATGCTTACTTACAATGGAAAAATATTTTTAAAGGAAGCGATTTTATCTTTGGCGTTCAACCAACGCCTTCTTTTGAAATTTCCGAAACTTTTATGGCTGAAAGATACCTCGAAAAAACTATTATGGATTTAAGAGGATTTGAAAGTTCCAGAGACCTTGCTGTTTCATTAAAAGGAAATTTAGATTCAAAAGGAATTTTAAAATATTGGTTGATGGTAGGAGATGGAAGCGGTAACAAGCCTGAGACAGACAAATACAAAAGATTTTATGCTCATCTTCAGTATTCACCTTTTTCAAATTTTACAACAACACTTTATACAGATTTGAAATCTCGTCCTGATATTAAAGATCCCTTTAACCCAACTTCGTCTTTAAGTAATAACGATTTAACTTATGCGTTTTTTGCAGGATATAAAGAAAAAAACAAATTTATGGCAGCTACGGAAATATTTTTAAGTTCACGACAAAATGATATAATATCAGGTGGTTCTGTTAAAAATAAAAATGCTTTCGGTATTACACTTACTGGTTCGTATTATTTTTCGCAGCAAATATCTTTTCTAATTAGATATGATTATTTCGACCCCAATGTAAATTCAAATTATAAAGGCGATTCAAGAAACTTTTTCATATTTAGCCTTAATTATTATCCCGATGAAAAAGTGACTATCAGTCCAAATGTTGTAGTTGAAACTTACGAAGCAACTCCAAACGGAAAAAGTTTTAATGCATCAATTACACCGAGAATAACATTTTTCTATTCGTTCTTATAAATATTAATCGTCGATGTCATTCCCACACAAGCGGGAATCCAGAAGAAGAATAAAATGGATACCCGCTTTCGCGGGTATGACAGAAAAACGAAGTGTCATTCCCGTGTAAATCTACCTGTCGGCAGACAAGCGGGAATCCAGAAAAAGAATAAAATGGGAGAAACAATAAAATGGATATCTGCTTTCGCGGGTATGACAGAAAAACGCAGTGTCATTCCCGCGTAAGCGGGAATCCAAAACCAAGAATAAAATGTGACAATGAAAGACGAAAGTGTCATTCCCGCGCAAGCGGGAATCCAAAAAGATGACACTAATGTTAGTCTATTATTCTCGTATAAATGAGAACCCAAAAAAATGAATCAATATTATGTATACATATTAGCCAGCAAGAAAAATGGAACGCTTTATATAGGTGTGACTAACGATCTAATAAGACGAGTTTATGAACATAAAGCAGGACTTATAGAAGGTTTTACAAAAAAGTACAATGTTAAAATGCTGATATATTATGAAGTACATAAAGATATTAACGAAGCCATCAAACGCGAAAAGGCAATGAAGAAATGGTTGAGAAAATGGAAGATAGAATTAATAGAAAAGTCAAATCCAGAATGGAGAGATTTGTATGAAGAATTAGTTTAACATAGATACCCGCTTTCGCGGGTATGACAGAAAAACGAAGTGTCATTCCCGTGTAAATCTACCTGTCGGCAGACAAGCGGGAATCCAGAAAAAGAATAAAATGGGAGAAATAATAAAATGGATACTCGCTTTCGCGGGTATGACAGAAAAACGCAGTGTCATTCCCGCGTAAGCGGGAATCCAAAACCAAGAATAAAATGTGACAATGAAAGACGAAAGTGTCATTCCTGCACAGGCGGGAATCCAAAAGAAAGAATAAAATGGGAGAAACAATAAAATGGATATCTGCTTTCGCGGATATGACAATGAAAGGCGAAAATGTCATTCCCGTGTAAAAGGGAATCCAGAAAAAGAATAAAATGGATACTCGCTTTCGCGAGTATGACAGAAAACCAAAGTGTCATTCCCGCGCAAGCGGGAATCTATAAATAACGAAGAAGGTTATAAATAAACGGAGAATAAATAATGTCAGAAGAAATTAAAGAAATAGAAAAAGAAACCCAGCATATTGGACGAGATGAATTTCTTTCCAAACTAGTAAAGATTGGAGCCGGCACACTTGCAGCAACAATTGTTAGTAATGGAATGCTTGGTACGGCCTCAAAACTAATTGCAAAAAGTAAAAATGAAACTCCGGTGAAAAGAAAATATCATTATGGAATGGTTATAGATACACGCCGCTGTGTTGGATGCAGATCTTGTGTGCTCGCTTGTAAAGCAGAAAATAAGACACCTCCAGGAGTTTCTTATACAGTTGTTTTTGAAGAAATATTAGAAAATCGTCCAAATGATAAACCAGTATTTATGACAAAGCCATGCTTTCATTGTGAACATCCGCCTTGCACCGATGTTTGTCCAGTTTCAGCAACTTATAAACGTGAACAAGATGGGATTGTTGTTGTTGACTATGATCGCTGTATTGGCTGCCGATATTGTATGACCGCCTGTCCATACTCGGCGCGATGGTTTGACTTTGGTGAAAATTATCCTGCTGTTGAAGAAAAAACTCCTTGGGCAGAAGTTCCATCACCCGAGTACAAACAATTTAGAAAAAGAGAACACGAAAAATCACCAATTGGTAATGTTCGCAAGTGTACATTCTGTCTTCATCTTCAGGATGAAAAAGGACAATACAATAAAGCTGAAGGACGCTGGCCTGCCTGTGCAAAAACTTGCACCGGTAAAGCAATTCATTTTGGCGATTTCAAC
This window harbors:
- the tatA gene encoding twin-arginine translocase TatA/TatE family subunit, encoding MFGNLGATEILIIVGVIALLFGAKRIPEIAKSIGKGIYEFKKEIKSIEDITK
- a CDS encoding GIY-YIG nuclease family protein; amino-acid sequence: MNQYYVYILASKKNGTLYIGVTNDLIRRVYEHKAGLIEGFTKKYNVKMLIYYEVHKDINEAIKREKAMKKWLRKWKIELIEKSNPEWRDLYEELV
- a CDS encoding 4Fe-4S dicluster domain-containing protein — encoded protein: MSEEIKEIEKETQHIGRDEFLSKLVKIGAGTLAATIVSNGMLGTASKLIAKSKNETPVKRKYHYGMVIDTRRCVGCRSCVLACKAENKTPPGVSYTVVFEEILENRPNDKPVFMTKPCFHCEHPPCTDVCPVSATYKREQDGIVVVDYDRCIGCRYCMTACPYSARWFDFGENYPAVEEKTPWAEVPSPEYKQFRKREHEKSPIGNVRKCTFCLHLQDEKGQYNKAEGRWPACAKTCTGKAIHFGDFNDPNSEVSVLLRERQYIRLKEELGTSPNVYYLL